The Torulaspora globosa chromosome 8, complete sequence genome segment CAAACGCACAATAAGCTCTTTGGGGTGCCGCTTGAAGATGTATGCGAAAGAGAAGGTACGAATATCCCCACTATTATAGTGAAACTACTGGAGGAAATAGAGATACGAGGCCTCGAGGAAGTCGGGCTTTATAGAATTCCAGGTTCAGTGGGTAGCGTAAACGCCTTAAAGAACGCTTTTGATCAAGAGGGGGCTGTCGGGAACTCCTTCACTTTGGAGGATGACCGGTGGTTCGAGATCAATGCAATAGCAGgctgcttcaagatgtATCTGCGGGAGCTGCCCGATTGTCTATTTTCGAATGAGAGaattgatgattttgttcaattgGCCTTCCAGCTGAAGACCTCCGAAATaactgaagaagcttacAGGACGAGAATGATAGCCCTGTTGCAGGAGCTACCATCCTGCTATTATCACACATTGaaattgatcttttttcaCTTGAATAAAGTTCATCAACACATGCATAAGAATCGTATGGACGCATCGAATTTGGCGATTGTATTTTCTATGAGCTTTATTAATCAGGACGATCTGACGAACAGCATGGGCTCCACCTTGGGGGCTGTACAAAGTATTTTGCAATGTTTCATAAAGTCGCCTGGCGACTATTTTAGTGTTTGACTTGCATTGCATAATGGCTTCTCACTTTAGCATTCGATGAATGTGCTATCGCATTCTTCCTCCTAAAAGATATATATGTTTATGTATACATGTCGTGAAGAATTTAGTTGCATTCAACAATTTATCGTTTCAAGTATACCAtgattgaagaattgagaTCTTTATGTGATCAGCCCTGATAATGTTGTGATTTAGTTTACCTAAAGGTTATttacaagagatcaatATGTGGCGACATCCGGCTAATTCGATCTGTTGAAATCAGACTTGTGAacaattttgatcttggaatttttcttcagctctttcgATAACTCTTGTAgctccttctctttgtCTTGCATGGCCTGTCTCCTTTGTGCTTGCTCTCTAGCTTTGGCCATGTTTTCTCTGAAGGTTTCAATAATGCCCTTAGGAGGACCATCGGATGTCTGAGGGTGCTTCACGACATCTGCAAtgttcagcttctttctcaccCATTTATTCCTTAAAGTTAgagtttgaagaactgAGAACATACCATTAACAGCAAAGTATAGCACAACAGCTGCGGAAAGATTCATTGTTGCGGGAATAGAAACTAATGGCAAGATAGTAAAAAACCTCTTCATAGCGGGAGAGAATTGTTGAGCACCGGTCTCTCCACCAAGTCTTGTGAATGAGATAAGAACAGCGGCAGTAATAACCTGTAGACCAAGGTAAGGATCTGCCTGTGACAGATCGGTAAACCAAGCGACACCTTGGTTGACAAACCCATCCACAGGATGATTTGCCATGGCTCGCAAACCGCTAAAGAAACCCAGAGCAACAGGAACTTGTAGCATAGGCGCCGCCAACCATCTGTTCTTTATGCCATGGTCGCTGAgaagcttcttcctctgcaGAGCGTATTTCTGACCTTCAGACAACTCAGTACTGGACATTAGCTTCGAGTTTATGGCATCTAGTTCAGGCTTTATATGAGAATTGCGAGCAATGGTATCAGACGACTTCACATATAGAGGAAACATTAGCAGACGAACGGCAATCGTCACAGTACAAATCGTTCCCCACCAAGGTAAGCCTGTGTAAACGTGCACGGTTTCCAGCATGTGCTGAACTAAGTCCGGAGGCCACCACCAACTCTTGGCTAACCCAATACTCTGCAGATACCCAATGTGGCTAGATGCCTCGCCGATCACCTGAGAAGCTTGCTCAGATATGCTGCTCGTCACATTGTTCAACTCATCCATAGAAGGCAGCTGAGTCTGTATCTCGGATATAGAAGATTTACCAGCATCCGAAGAATTGTAACGGATTGTTACCAAATTTGATGCTCTGAATGCAATAGGCACTTGAGCTGGTCCCAGACCGCCTCTAGCTGTCTGATAACGTACTGTCAGTATACGAAAGAGCCAGAATATGCTAAAATCTCGGTACTTAGCCTAGATAGACATACAATTCTCGCAGTGGAGCGTAAGATCGACGTTCTCAACATCTTGAGACCTTAAATGAGTCTCCAaatcgtcttcttctgttaCTTCTTCGCTCTTTGGAGGTTCATCTACGCTCAAGTAATTTTAAAGGCCAGATTTTTCACATCTGGCATCTATTGATGAGCAAACTCATCAACTCTACAACTTCAACCCATCGTGAGTCCTTCTCATAGTTGCTCAGGCGCATTTAGTAGAGCCTGAGGCTGAGCTTATGAACAAGAGTCCGCTGGCCCGGAAATGCTTGAGCCAGGCTACCAGGAATGCGCTGTATCTGGATTGCCTTAACAGAAAATTCGACAAGGTGCTGAAGACGGTGCGATCTATCCCACCGAAGGACATGGACTACGCTTTTCTGCAGACATATCTGGCTAGAAGCTGCCATTGGGGTCATATGGCGTCTGTTTCTTATATATGGTATCGGTACGTGCTACGATCGAACGTGCTGATCATAAAGGCATCGTTGCTATGTGATATTGGCAATCTGTCTCTGAACGAAGGAAACCATTTCATACCAGCGCAGTTGCACGAATATTTCTCGAGGATCTACGGGAAAAGTTTGCCCATAGAGGAGCGCCAGTCGCTGGATTACGAACTGTCGCGCATAAAAGTTGAAAGCTTCGCAAAGGGCACCATTAATAAGACGAATTTCCGTGAGAAATGGAAAGTATTTCTGGAGGATATAGATCATCGGTTCCCTTCAAATATGACATTCAGAGCGAGAGATTTCCCGAACCTAGGGAGAAGTCTGCGACACGAGGAAAACGACCTGTTGATGGTTCTTCTATTCGGTCAGAACAAAATTGCAATCCATAACGCCAGCACTGGGCCCTTGCTCCTTAACTTGATTTTAATGTACTCGCCACAGAACGCATCCTTTAAGATCAGCTTATTTGAGAAGTTTTATAATGCACACCGGCTGCTAAATTACGATGACACAGTGACCATTCTCCTCCAATTGTGCAAAGGCGATCCTTATAATCtagagaagatcaaaaagTTTGCTGCAGATAACCTAGTGCCTTCGCTCTCGTCAATGGCATCCAAGACTCCTACAAATGAGATAACTGCAGATACATCTAAAGATTTTGTAAAGTCACGATAATACCCCCATTATATATGCCCAAGCAATGGCTTATGAAGATCGACgcaaagaagagcttcagTAGCTTAGTCTTTAGTTTGCGACTTCTGAGCTTGATAGCGACAGTATTTAATCGGGTGACACTTCGAGGTTTTCAATTGCCCATACACGGTAAACATGTAaaagaaggtgaagaaatGAGCATGGACCAACCTATTGCCATCAATTTATTCAAGGGACATCCCTCTTTCAGACTTTTGCCCAACAAACTGGTGTctgaagcagcagcagagcTGCTTGGGAGCGATTCGCGAGACtacgatgatgataccGAGAATAGGCATCCATTGA includes the following:
- the PET122 gene encoding Pet122p (ancestral locus Anc_8.205), whose amino-acid sequence is MNKSPLARKCLSQATRNALYLDCLNRKFDKVLKTVRSIPPKDMDYAFLQTYLARSCHWGHMASVSYIWYRYVLRSNVLIIKASLLCDIGNLSLNEGNHFIPAQLHEYFSRIYGKSLPIEERQSLDYELSRIKVESFAKGTINKTNFREKWKVFLEDIDHRFPSNMTFRARDFPNLGRSLRHEENDLLMVLLFGQNKIAIHNASTGPLLLNLILMYSPQNASFKISLFEKFYNAHRLLNYDDTVTILLQLCKGDPYNLEKIKKFAADNLVPSLSSMASKTPTNEITADTSKDFVKSR
- the OXA1 gene encoding membrane insertase OXA1 (ancestral locus Anc_8.206), which produces MDELNNVTSSISEQASQVIGEASSHIGYLQSIGLAKSWWWPPDLVQHMLETVHVYTGLPWWGTICTVTIAVRLLMFPLYVKSSDTIARNSHIKPELDAINSKLMSSTELSEGQKYALQRKKLLSDHGIKNRWLAAPMLQVPVALGFFSGLRAMANHPVDGFVNQGVAWFTDLSQADPYLGLQVITAAVLISFTRLGGETGAQQFSPAMKRFFTILPLVSIPATMNLSAAVVLYFAVNGMFSVLQTLTLRNKWVRKKLNIADVVKHPQTSDGPPKGIIETFRENMAKAREQAQRRQAMQDKEKELQELSKELKKNSKIKIVHKSDFNRSN